A window from Oncorhynchus mykiss isolate Arlee chromosome 9, USDA_OmykA_1.1, whole genome shotgun sequence encodes these proteins:
- the zmynd12 gene encoding zinc finger MYND domain-containing protein 12 isoform X2 — translation MSSTTRSKSHVSVLTSAINPLANPRGAKKLCELCQNLAYLQCTKCRVTFYCDTEHQQADWVGIHEKICQLLIPIRTAMPFHSLQADRDHHRTQILHRQEELIEISRAVAQKKLFEGKYQESLPAAQLSLRCAMDVYGPSAVQLVPAYLLLAEANVGLGSLSQAEGYLSQAEWTVMKTPECSQTVRHQLHRNLGRLYTATENLEGALLHFANDVASTWHSHLTKLLETHTPGSMTLEHFFDEAQQAEADQMLRAMLKVPESSPKQATAQNTLVAHSLAMLWFLGGSPDKALEFGRKALQFSQLVPDHSLTEPIQGLLQLVAERGPHLTIAS, via the exons ATGAGCTCAACAACGAGGAGTAAATCTCATGTTTCGGTACTGACGTCAGCGATAAATCCACTTGCAAACCCAAGAGGGGCGAAAAAGCTTTGTGAGCTTTGTCAAAACCTTGCGTACCTGCAATGCACCAAATGTCGAGTAACTTTCTACTG tGACACGGAACACCAGCAGGCTGACTGGGTAGGAATCCATGAGAAGATCTGCCAGCTGCTCATCCCCATCCGCACCGCAATGCCCTTCCACAGCCTGCAGGCGGACAGAGACCACCACCGCACCCAGATACTGCACAGACAA GAGGAGCTGATTGAGATCTCCAGGGCTGTGGCTCAGAAGAAGCTGTTCGAGGGGAAGTATCAGGAGTCACTGCCTGCCGCCCAGCTCTCCCTGCGCTGTGCTATGGATGTCTACGGCCCCAGTGCTGTCCAGCTGGTCCCTGCATACCTCCTGCTGGCGGAGGCAAACGTGG GTCTGGGCAGTCTGTCCCAGGCAGAGGGGTACCTGTCTCAGGCCGAGTGGACGGTGATGAAGACGCCCGAGTGTAGCCAGACCGTCCGCCACCAGCTGCACCGCAACCTGGGTCGCCTCTACACCGCCACGGAAAACCTGGAGGGAGCGCTATTGCACTTTGCCAACGAC GTAGCAAGTACATGGCACTCTCACCTCACCAAACTTTTGGAGACGCATACTCCAGGATCCATGACGCTGGAGCACTTTTTTG ATGAAGCTCAGCAGGCGGAAGCGGACCAGATGCTAAGGGCCATGCTGAAGGTTCCGGAGAGTAGCCCCAAGCAGGCTACGGCCCAGAACACCCTAGTGGCCCACTCTCTGGCCATGCTGTGGTTCCTGGGAGGATCCCCAGACAAG gcaCTGGAGTTTGGCAGGAAGGCCCTGCAGTTCAGCCAGCTGGTCCCAGACCATAGCCTAACAGAGCCCATCCAGGGCCTGCTGCAGCTGGTAGCAGAGAGAGGCCCACACCTTACCATCGCAAGCTGa
- the LOC110532213 gene encoding epithelial membrane protein 3, with translation MAYLLMFVTLLHLITLAMLFIATMEKSWWVWDGMENSDLWYNCRFDNDTGTWLCASSKETEWLQSVQVLMVLSVVFSSVSFLVFLGQLFTMSKGGLFYFTGLCQVFAGLTAFAAALIYTLHNQEILQDSRKLTEGHFGYCFILAWVCVPLLLISGVMYIHLRKKE, from the exons ATGGCGTACTTGCTGATGTTTGTGACCCTGCTGCATCTAATCACCTTGGCCATGCTCTTCATTGCCACCATGGAGAAG TCCTGGTGGGTATGGGATGGGATGGAGAACTCAGATCTCTGGTATAACTGTAGATTTGACAATGACACTGGAACCTGGTTGTGTGCCTCCTCCAAGGAGACTG AGTGGCTCCAATCAGTCCAGGTGTTGATGGTGCTGTCTGTGGTCTTCTCTTCGGTTTCCTTTCTGGTTTTCCTTGGGCAGCTCTTCACAATGTCCAAAGGGGGGCTATTCTACTTCACCGGGTTATGTCAAGTCTTTGCAG GTCTCACTGCATTTGCGGCTGCTCTCATCTACACGTTGCACAACCAAGAGATCCTCCAGGACTCACGAAAGCTGACCGAGGGACATTTTGGCTACTGTTTTATACTGGCCTGGGTGTGTGTGCCGCTGCTACTCATCAGTGGAGTCATGTACATCCACCTACGTAAGAAAGAGTGA
- the zmynd12 gene encoding zinc finger MYND domain-containing protein 12 isoform X1, producing MSSTTRSKSHVSVLTSAINPLANPRGAKKLCELCQNLAYLQCTKCRVTFYCDTEHQQADWVGIHEKICQLLIPIRTAMPFHSLQADRDHHRTQILHRQEELIEISRAVAQKKLFEGKYQESLPAAQLSLRCAMDVYGPSAVQLVPAYLLLAEANVGLGSLSQAEGYLSQAEWTVMKTPECSQTVRHQLHRNLGRLYTATENLEGALLHFANDVYYASEEYGLDNIVTCGGYFLMANVFIKQEKMDIASSLYTEVASTWHSHLTKLLETHTPGSMTLEHFFDEAQQAEADQMLRAMLKVPESSPKQATAQNTLVAHSLAMLWFLGGSPDKALEFGRKALQFSQLVPDHSLTEPIQGLLQLVAERGPHLTIAS from the exons ATGAGCTCAACAACGAGGAGTAAATCTCATGTTTCGGTACTGACGTCAGCGATAAATCCACTTGCAAACCCAAGAGGGGCGAAAAAGCTTTGTGAGCTTTGTCAAAACCTTGCGTACCTGCAATGCACCAAATGTCGAGTAACTTTCTACTG tGACACGGAACACCAGCAGGCTGACTGGGTAGGAATCCATGAGAAGATCTGCCAGCTGCTCATCCCCATCCGCACCGCAATGCCCTTCCACAGCCTGCAGGCGGACAGAGACCACCACCGCACCCAGATACTGCACAGACAA GAGGAGCTGATTGAGATCTCCAGGGCTGTGGCTCAGAAGAAGCTGTTCGAGGGGAAGTATCAGGAGTCACTGCCTGCCGCCCAGCTCTCCCTGCGCTGTGCTATGGATGTCTACGGCCCCAGTGCTGTCCAGCTGGTCCCTGCATACCTCCTGCTGGCGGAGGCAAACGTGG GTCTGGGCAGTCTGTCCCAGGCAGAGGGGTACCTGTCTCAGGCCGAGTGGACGGTGATGAAGACGCCCGAGTGTAGCCAGACCGTCCGCCACCAGCTGCACCGCAACCTGGGTCGCCTCTACACCGCCACGGAAAACCTGGAGGGAGCGCTATTGCACTTTGCCAACGAC GTGTACTATGCCAGTGAGGAGTATGGCTTGGATAACATTGTCACTTGTGGTGGCTACTTTCTGATGGCCAATGTCTTTATCAAGCAAGAAAAGATGGATATTGCCAGTTCCTTATACACTGAG GTAGCAAGTACATGGCACTCTCACCTCACCAAACTTTTGGAGACGCATACTCCAGGATCCATGACGCTGGAGCACTTTTTTG ATGAAGCTCAGCAGGCGGAAGCGGACCAGATGCTAAGGGCCATGCTGAAGGTTCCGGAGAGTAGCCCCAAGCAGGCTACGGCCCAGAACACCCTAGTGGCCCACTCTCTGGCCATGCTGTGGTTCCTGGGAGGATCCCCAGACAAG gcaCTGGAGTTTGGCAGGAAGGCCCTGCAGTTCAGCCAGCTGGTCCCAGACCATAGCCTAACAGAGCCCATCCAGGGCCTGCTGCAGCTGGTAGCAGAGAGAGGCCCACACCTTACCATCGCAAGCTGa